A region of Leifsonia xyli DNA encodes the following proteins:
- a CDS encoding NAD kinase — MGAATRYILVVAHTGRQDSLEAGVRVSRQLLDAGVVPVLSADERRDILEADPSLDAVRVLGDDVAPSDLELVIVLGGDGTILRAAELVRGCSAPLLGVNLGHVGFLAESERDDLETAVARGLAKDYEVEERMTLSARVKVGREVVYESWALNEATVEKASRERMLEVVIEVDGRPMSSFGCDGVVMSTPTGSTAYSFSAGGPVVWPGVAALLLVPLSAHALFSRPLVVDADSSLAVELLDRAGGAGILWCDGRRPFDLPRGARVVVRRSPIPVRLARLHPGPFTDRLVHKFDLPVTGWRGPAGRD; from the coding sequence ATCGGTGCAGCGACGCGCTACATCCTGGTCGTCGCGCACACCGGTCGGCAGGACTCGCTGGAGGCGGGCGTGCGGGTGTCACGGCAGCTGCTCGACGCGGGCGTCGTCCCGGTGCTCAGCGCCGACGAGCGGCGTGACATCCTCGAGGCCGATCCGTCGCTCGACGCCGTGCGGGTGCTCGGCGACGACGTGGCGCCGAGCGACCTCGAGCTGGTCATCGTGCTGGGAGGCGACGGCACCATCCTGCGCGCGGCCGAGCTGGTCCGTGGATGCTCGGCTCCGCTGCTCGGCGTCAACCTCGGTCATGTGGGCTTCCTCGCCGAGAGCGAGCGCGACGACCTTGAGACGGCGGTCGCCCGCGGGCTCGCGAAGGACTACGAGGTCGAGGAGCGCATGACGCTCTCCGCTCGGGTCAAGGTCGGCCGCGAGGTCGTCTACGAGAGCTGGGCGCTCAACGAGGCCACGGTCGAGAAGGCGAGCCGCGAGCGGATGCTCGAGGTCGTCATCGAGGTCGACGGCCGGCCGATGTCGAGCTTCGGCTGCGACGGCGTGGTCATGTCGACCCCGACCGGCTCGACCGCGTACTCGTTCTCGGCGGGCGGCCCGGTCGTATGGCCGGGCGTCGCGGCCCTCCTCCTCGTGCCGCTCAGCGCGCACGCCCTGTTCTCGCGTCCGCTGGTGGTGGACGCCGACTCGTCCCTCGCGGTCGAGCTGCTCGACCGCGCGGGCGGCGCGGGCATCCTCTGGTGCGACGGCCGCCGTCCGTTCGACCTGCCGCGTGGGGCCCGCGTCGTGGTGCGTCGGTCGCCCATCCCGGTGCGGCTGGCGCGCCTGCACCCGGGGCCGTTCACCGACCGCCTGGTGCACAAGTTCGACCTTCCCGTCACGGGATGGAGGGGGCCGGCCGGGCGTGACTGA
- a CDS encoding DNA repair protein RecN yields MEEISIKDLGVIADASLPLGSGFTAITGETGAGKTMVVSALGLLLGERADSGAVRLNSPQAWVSGRWRVPSTGEVVERVRDAGGDVDAIDAAEAELVLSRSVSAEGRSRAVVGGRSAPVAVLTELGEQLVVVHGQSDQIRLRSAVAQRAALDRFAGPAFAEQVAAYEQVFHRWRDNRSELDELVADQERRAREADDLRVAMAEIETIAPQPGEDDELADRAERLTNLEELRLAAAAARELLSAEESEGADALGLLDNARRQLERVAPHDSGLQPLAESVAEANYLISDIAAQLSTYLAALDTDGAAELEVVQERRAQLAALVRKYGPTLDDVIRTLETGSLRLLELDGDADRIDELTREVADDEALVRELAAGLSAERTAAAARLSEAVSDELSALAMPDARIVVEVTQRDADDPGTYSASGRDQVAILLQPHPGAEPRPLGKGASGGELSRVMLAIEVVIAGSDPVPTFIFDEVDAGVGGASAIEIGRRLARLAESAQVIVVTHLAQVAAFATNHLTVVKGNDGAVTASSVRRLDGDERIAEMARLLSGLPDSESGLAHARELVEMASAARR; encoded by the coding sequence ATCGAGGAGATCTCGATCAAAGACCTGGGCGTCATCGCCGACGCCTCCCTGCCGCTCGGCTCGGGATTCACGGCGATCACCGGCGAGACCGGCGCAGGCAAGACCATGGTGGTGTCCGCGCTTGGCCTGCTGCTGGGCGAGCGCGCCGACAGCGGCGCCGTGCGGCTGAACAGCCCGCAGGCCTGGGTGTCGGGCCGCTGGCGCGTGCCGTCCACGGGCGAGGTGGTCGAGCGGGTGCGCGACGCCGGCGGCGACGTGGATGCGATCGACGCGGCCGAGGCCGAGCTCGTGCTCAGCCGTTCGGTGTCGGCGGAGGGGCGCTCGCGAGCGGTCGTCGGCGGCCGCAGCGCGCCGGTGGCCGTGCTGACCGAGCTGGGGGAGCAGTTGGTCGTGGTGCACGGCCAGTCCGATCAGATCCGGCTCAGGTCGGCCGTGGCGCAGCGGGCGGCGCTCGACCGATTCGCCGGTCCCGCGTTCGCCGAGCAGGTCGCCGCCTACGAGCAGGTATTCCACCGCTGGCGCGACAACCGCTCCGAGCTCGATGAGCTGGTCGCCGACCAGGAGCGCCGCGCCCGCGAAGCCGACGACCTCCGCGTCGCGATGGCCGAGATCGAGACCATCGCTCCGCAGCCCGGAGAGGATGACGAGCTGGCCGACCGCGCCGAGCGGCTGACCAATCTCGAAGAGCTCCGGCTGGCCGCCGCCGCGGCGCGCGAGCTGCTGAGCGCCGAGGAGTCCGAGGGCGCCGACGCCCTCGGCCTGCTCGACAACGCGCGCCGCCAGCTCGAGCGCGTCGCCCCGCACGACAGCGGGCTGCAGCCGCTCGCCGAGTCCGTCGCAGAGGCCAACTACCTGATCTCCGACATCGCGGCGCAGCTGTCGACCTACCTCGCCGCACTCGACACCGACGGCGCGGCCGAGCTGGAGGTCGTGCAGGAGCGCCGGGCTCAGCTCGCCGCCCTCGTGCGCAAGTACGGCCCGACGCTCGACGACGTGATCCGGACGCTCGAGACCGGCAGCCTGCGGCTCCTGGAGCTCGACGGCGACGCCGACCGCATCGACGAGCTGACCCGCGAGGTCGCCGACGACGAGGCACTGGTGCGGGAGCTCGCCGCCGGGCTGAGCGCCGAGCGTACGGCCGCTGCCGCGCGCCTGTCCGAGGCGGTCAGCGACGAGCTCTCCGCGCTCGCGATGCCGGATGCGCGCATCGTCGTCGAGGTGACCCAGCGCGACGCGGACGACCCCGGAACCTACAGCGCGTCGGGACGCGACCAGGTCGCCATCCTGCTGCAGCCGCATCCCGGTGCGGAGCCGCGTCCACTCGGCAAGGGCGCGTCGGGCGGCGAGCTGTCGCGCGTCATGCTCGCGATCGAGGTCGTCATCGCCGGCAGCGACCCGGTCCCGACCTTCATCTTCGACGAGGTCGACGCCGGCGTCGGCGGAGCCTCTGCGATCGAGATCGGCCGCCGCCTCGCGCGTCTCGCGGAGTCGGCGCAGGTGATCGTGGTGACGCACCTGGCGCAGGTCGCCGCGTTCGCCACCAACCACCTCACGGTCGTCAAGGGCAACGACGGCGCGGTGACCGCCTCCAGCGTCCGCCGCCTCGACGGCGACGAGCGCATCGCCGAGATGGCGCGCCTGCTCTCCGGCCTGCCCGACTCCGAGAGCGGGCTGGCGCACGCGCGCGAACTCGTCGAGATGGCGTCCGCCGCGCGTCGCTGA
- a CDS encoding CTP synthetase, whose amino-acid sequence MGKGLTAASLGNLLTARGLRVVMQKLDPYLNVDPGTMNPFQHGEVFVTDDGAETDLDIGHYERFLDINLGQSANVTTGQIYSNVIAKERRGEYLGDTVQVIPHITDEIKRRMRLQAQPGPDGEPAPDVIITEIGGTVGDIESQPFIESARQVRHELGRKNCFFVHVSLVPFMNASGEQKTKPTQHSVAALRSIGIQPDALVLRSDRPVSDSNKRKIALMCDVDEQAVVNAVDVPSIYDIPTMLHEQGLDAYIIDQLGLDQAGDVDWNGWARLLESVHDPKHEVTIGLVGKYIDLPDAYLSVTEALRAGGFAHRTKVKLKWIASDECQTPEGAAHQLSDVDAICVPGGFGVRGIEGKVGALRFARENGIPALGLCLGLQCMVIEYARHEAGLGGASSSEFDPETEFPVIATMAEQVDIIAGGDLGGTMRLGLYPATLAEGSIVAELYGANEASERHRHRYEVNNNYREQIADAGLWFSGTSPDGHLVEYVELPRDVHPFYVGTQAHPELRSRPNRAHPLFAGLVGAALDRQKTALLFEVAEADAEMVAEA is encoded by the coding sequence TTGGGAAAGGGCCTCACGGCCGCCTCTCTCGGCAACCTCCTGACGGCTCGCGGCCTCCGCGTCGTCATGCAGAAGCTCGACCCCTACCTCAACGTGGATCCGGGGACGATGAACCCGTTCCAGCACGGCGAGGTCTTCGTCACGGACGACGGCGCCGAGACCGACCTCGACATCGGCCACTACGAGCGCTTCCTCGACATCAACCTCGGCCAGTCGGCCAACGTCACGACCGGCCAGATCTACTCGAACGTCATCGCCAAGGAGCGCCGCGGCGAGTACCTGGGCGACACCGTGCAGGTCATCCCGCACATCACCGACGAGATCAAGCGGCGGATGCGCCTCCAGGCCCAGCCGGGCCCGGACGGCGAGCCCGCGCCGGACGTCATCATCACCGAGATCGGCGGCACGGTGGGCGACATCGAGTCGCAGCCCTTCATCGAGTCGGCCCGCCAGGTGCGCCACGAGCTCGGCCGCAAGAACTGCTTCTTCGTCCACGTCTCGCTGGTGCCGTTCATGAACGCCTCCGGCGAGCAGAAGACCAAGCCGACGCAGCACTCCGTCGCCGCCCTGCGCTCCATCGGAATCCAGCCCGACGCGCTCGTCCTCCGCAGCGACCGCCCCGTCTCCGACAGCAACAAGCGCAAGATCGCGCTCATGTGCGACGTGGACGAGCAGGCCGTCGTGAACGCGGTCGACGTGCCGAGCATCTACGACATCCCGACCATGCTCCACGAGCAGGGCCTCGACGCGTACATCATCGACCAGCTCGGCCTCGACCAGGCGGGCGACGTCGACTGGAACGGATGGGCGCGCCTCCTGGAGTCCGTGCACGACCCGAAGCACGAGGTGACCATCGGCCTGGTCGGCAAGTACATCGACCTGCCCGACGCCTACCTCTCGGTAACCGAGGCCCTGCGTGCCGGCGGCTTCGCGCACCGCACGAAGGTGAAGCTCAAGTGGATCGCGTCCGACGAGTGCCAGACCCCCGAGGGCGCGGCGCACCAGCTGAGCGACGTGGACGCGATCTGCGTGCCCGGCGGCTTCGGCGTCCGCGGCATCGAGGGCAAGGTCGGCGCGCTGCGCTTCGCACGCGAGAACGGCATCCCCGCGCTCGGCCTGTGCCTCGGCCTCCAGTGCATGGTCATCGAGTACGCGCGGCACGAGGCCGGACTGGGCGGCGCGTCGTCGTCGGAGTTCGACCCCGAGACCGAGTTCCCGGTGATCGCGACCATGGCCGAGCAGGTGGACATCATCGCCGGCGGCGACCTGGGCGGCACCATGCGCCTGGGCCTCTACCCGGCCACGCTCGCCGAGGGCTCGATCGTCGCGGAGCTGTACGGCGCGAACGAGGCCTCCGAGCGCCACCGCCACCGCTACGAGGTCAACAACAACTACCGCGAGCAGATCGCCGACGCCGGCCTCTGGTTCTCGGGCACCTCGCCCGACGGCCACCTCGTCGAGTACGTGGAGCTGCCGCGCGACGTGCACCCGTTCTACGTGGGCACGCAGGCGCACCCCGAGCTGCGGTCCCGGCCGAACCGGGCGCACCCGCTGTTCGCCGGTCTCGTCGGCGCCGCGCTCGACCGCCAGAAGACCGCCCTGCTGTTCGAGGTCGCCGAGGCCGACGCGGAGATGGTGGCCGAGGCCTGA
- a CDS encoding ADP-ribose pyrophosphatase — protein MSDAAESTATDLNDQPFRPEIVSSETAFEGKIWNVRRDVFRYNGEEITREYVDHTGAVGILAMDDDGRVLLIRQYRHPVRHRDWEIPAGLLDQHGEPPLTAAQRELGEEADLEADEWNVLADVFTSPGGNDEAIRIYLARGIRSTGSAFAREAEEADIEVRWVPLDEAVDAVLQRRVHNAPLIIALLAARTAREQGWSTLGAANEPWPSHPKLSA, from the coding sequence ATGTCGGACGCCGCCGAGAGCACCGCGACCGACCTGAACGACCAGCCGTTCCGCCCGGAGATCGTCTCGAGCGAGACGGCGTTCGAGGGCAAGATCTGGAACGTGCGCCGCGACGTCTTCCGCTACAACGGCGAGGAGATCACCCGCGAGTACGTCGACCACACCGGCGCCGTCGGCATCCTGGCGATGGACGACGACGGCCGCGTGCTGCTCATCCGCCAGTACCGCCACCCCGTCCGGCACCGCGACTGGGAGATCCCGGCCGGCCTGCTCGACCAGCACGGCGAGCCGCCGCTGACCGCGGCCCAGCGCGAACTGGGCGAGGAGGCCGACCTCGAGGCGGACGAGTGGAACGTGCTCGCCGACGTGTTCACGAGCCCCGGCGGCAATGACGAGGCGATCCGCATCTACCTGGCACGCGGCATCCGCTCGACCGGCTCCGCGTTCGCGCGCGAGGCGGAGGAGGCCGACATCGAGGTGCGCTGGGTGCCGCTCGACGAGGCGGTGGATGCGGTGTTGCAGCGCCGCGTCCACAACGCCCCGCTGATCATCGCCCTGCTCGCCGCCCGCACCGCGCGCGAGCAGGGATGGAGC